In one Bacillus sp. PK3_68 genomic region, the following are encoded:
- a CDS encoding sigma factor-like helix-turn-helix DNA-binding protein → MKDINMRTLIFEYKQSLRALKEMKATIEVKEELTELDLQDKTLINSMINEMEFVIQWMVSGRYPDARRGADRSGAYTLDPKLLEAVVPNRAVIEDRKLTTDEQWLLEDVLGDLTKRERDVFTLIRAEGLSYEYTAELLGITKSSVQTYLERAELKIEDRKNGSLFLVS, encoded by the coding sequence ATGAAAGATATTAATATGAGAACTCTTATTTTTGAATACAAGCAATCTCTTCGTGCATTAAAAGAAATGAAAGCGACTATTGAAGTAAAGGAAGAATTAACAGAGTTAGATTTACAGGATAAAACACTAATTAATAGCATGATTAATGAAATGGAATTTGTGATTCAGTGGATGGTATCGGGCCGTTATCCAGATGCAAGACGTGGAGCGGACAGGAGTGGTGCCTATACATTGGACCCAAAGTTACTTGAAGCTGTCGTTCCTAATCGAGCGGTTATTGAAGATCGGAAACTGACTACAGATGAACAGTGGCTGTTGGAAGATGTGCTTGGGGATCTAACAAAGAGAGAGAGGGATGTATTTACATTAATCAGAGCGGAAGGATTGTCCTATGAGTACACAGCAGAATTATTAGGTATCACTAAATCTTCAGTGCAAACGTATTTAGAACGGGCAGAACTTAAAATTGAAGATCGTAAAAACGGTAGTCTCTTTCTAGTTTCATGA
- a CDS encoding XtrA/YqaO family protein — protein sequence MRLTDLIIDPSTMRLELDIMELNNKAIVICDGKVKVADLPQHGETKIITHQGKVKRVKWDEGEEF from the coding sequence GTGAGATTAACAGATTTAATAATTGATCCTAGTACAATGCGACTAGAGTTGGATATAATGGAATTAAATAACAAGGCTATTGTCATTTGTGATGGCAAAGTCAAAGTTGCTGATTTACCACAGCATGGCGAGACGAAAATTATTACGCACCAGGGGAAAGTAAAACGGGTGAAGTGGGACGAGGGGGAAGAGTTTTGA
- a CDS encoding CBO0543 family protein yields the protein MIYHIILGFVLPWTIAGVYLCKKHTKLTALFLPVGSAIAFLFNDLGLNHFWELKPSFKATFITTIPYDLGIYPILFCLFITAIHYKKLNLRTAFLLFILGTTLFEFISVLQNKVIYRNGWNIFLTACSYLLAYIMVFFYYRLLIKLKIL from the coding sequence ATGATTTATCACATTATTTTAGGATTTGTTCTCCCATGGACAATTGCAGGAGTTTATTTATGCAAAAAACACACAAAGTTAACGGCTCTTTTCCTCCCAGTGGGTTCAGCAATAGCATTTTTATTTAATGATCTGGGCCTTAATCACTTTTGGGAATTAAAGCCTTCTTTTAAAGCCACCTTCATCACTACAATCCCTTATGATTTAGGAATTTATCCAATTTTATTTTGTTTATTTATAACTGCCATTCACTATAAAAAGTTAAATTTAAGAACTGCCTTTCTTTTGTTTATATTAGGTACGACACTATTTGAGTTTATTTCTGTATTACAAAATAAAGTTATTTATAGAAATGGGTGGAATATTTTTTTGACTGCTTGTAGTTATTTACTTGCTTACATAATGGTCTTTTTCTATTATCGCTTATTAATAAAGCTCAAAATTTTATAA
- a CDS encoding XtrA/YqaO family protein → MRLTEIEIDSSKIVLVLDIMEMKENFVVLVCDGKVKVADLPQHGKTKIITHQEKVKRVKWDEGEDF, encoded by the coding sequence GTGAGATTAACAGAGATAGAAATTGACTCTAGTAAAATAGTGCTAGTGTTGGATATAATGGAAATGAAGGAAAATTTTGTGGTACTGGTCTGTGACGGGAAAGTGAAAGTTGCTGATTTACCGCAGCATGGTAAGACGAAAATTATCACGCATCAGGAAAAAGTGAAGCGTGTGAAGTGGGATGAGGGAGAGGACTTCTAG
- a CDS encoding phage portal protein: MISSAIMMLYNGQPAQTPASFDKLAKEGFERNVWVYRCVMAVARSAASVPIILYQKKGKELVEIEQHPLLDLLNKPNEHESAIDFREKLIAFLLLSGNTYQEMNGPNRGAPTELWTWRPDRVTIIPGGDYIKAFRYSVSGKDVDVPYEKIIHSKFFSPLDDFYGLGPIQVARQTVDMDNATAEWNTSLTQNYAAPSGFLKTPNSLSDPQYNRFKAAIRKMFGGTKNAGKPQLLEGGMEWQQLGLSPKDMDFIDSRKMTREEICAVFGVPPQIVGIQDSSTYNNYKEARAAFYMETVLPTLDKVISGWNHKLVPLFGENLVVGYDTDQIEALQENSDKKWTRLSEMKDVLTVNEIRQALGYEDIENGNVRYVPLNVYPEGEDAKGNTQIQEEPNTDDDPLKKAQAFFMKAAADIEHKSLDDEYIAEFEKQRAGYEKSGERLIRKRFEEEGKAVVAAYLKDGEKGLLKELKSQEKEWVKTMTAVYYGTMEHFGQWNYDRLKAEYEGKGTFPGEKKFFQSLFTMAKRRIQKFIGETAVFLVTKISEFTRETLRMEISEGVENGESLQQIAKRIENIYGDDFGPKRAMNIARTEVVSASNAGAREGAIATGLDLEKQWVTTIDGRERGSHSECNGQTRDMDEPYDVGGSEGMFPGDPKLPAKERIKCRCAEKHIPKGW, encoded by the coding sequence ATGATTTCTAGTGCTATCATGATGCTTTACAATGGTCAGCCTGCTCAAACTCCAGCTAGTTTTGACAAATTAGCTAAAGAGGGGTTTGAAAGGAATGTATGGGTTTATCGTTGTGTCATGGCAGTTGCTCGCTCAGCTGCTTCCGTTCCTATTATTTTGTATCAAAAAAAGGGAAAAGAGCTTGTTGAAATTGAGCAGCATCCACTTTTGGATTTATTAAATAAACCGAATGAACATGAATCTGCAATTGACTTTAGAGAAAAGTTAATTGCTTTTTTGTTGTTATCGGGAAACACGTATCAGGAAATGAATGGGCCAAATCGAGGCGCACCAACTGAGCTATGGACCTGGCGGCCTGACCGGGTAACAATTATACCGGGCGGCGATTATATCAAAGCATTCAGATATTCAGTAAGCGGTAAAGATGTGGATGTGCCTTATGAGAAAATCATTCATAGCAAGTTCTTTTCTCCTTTAGATGATTTTTACGGATTGGGCCCGATCCAAGTGGCTAGGCAAACCGTAGATATGGACAATGCTACAGCAGAATGGAATACATCATTAACGCAAAATTATGCTGCTCCAAGTGGTTTTTTAAAGACACCTAATTCATTATCAGATCCTCAATACAATCGTTTTAAAGCAGCAATTCGTAAAATGTTTGGTGGCACTAAAAATGCGGGGAAGCCACAGTTGTTAGAAGGCGGAATGGAATGGCAGCAACTCGGTCTGTCTCCAAAGGATATGGATTTTATCGATAGCCGCAAAATGACCCGGGAAGAAATTTGCGCTGTCTTTGGGGTACCGCCTCAGATTGTTGGGATTCAAGACAGCTCAACGTATAACAATTACAAGGAAGCGAGGGCAGCATTTTACATGGAAACTGTGCTGCCTACGCTTGATAAAGTCATTAGTGGTTGGAATCACAAGTTAGTTCCTTTATTTGGTGAAAATTTAGTAGTTGGTTATGACACTGATCAAATCGAAGCGTTGCAGGAAAACTCCGACAAAAAGTGGACTCGACTCAGTGAAATGAAAGATGTACTAACAGTCAATGAAATCCGACAGGCTTTAGGGTATGAAGACATTGAAAATGGTAATGTACGCTACGTACCGTTAAATGTTTATCCAGAAGGCGAGGATGCAAAAGGGAATACCCAGATTCAAGAAGAGCCTAATACTGATGATGATCCGCTAAAGAAAGCACAGGCTTTTTTTATGAAAGCCGCTGCTGACATTGAACACAAGTCATTAGATGATGAGTATATAGCTGAGTTTGAAAAACAGCGTGCGGGATATGAAAAATCCGGTGAGCGACTTATCCGTAAACGATTTGAAGAAGAGGGCAAAGCAGTAGTGGCAGCTTACTTAAAAGATGGAGAAAAGGGCTTATTAAAAGAGCTTAAATCACAGGAAAAAGAATGGGTAAAGACCATGACTGCTGTTTATTACGGAACAATGGAGCATTTCGGGCAATGGAATTATGACCGCTTAAAAGCGGAATATGAAGGCAAAGGTACTTTCCCGGGTGAAAAGAAATTCTTTCAAAGCCTTTTTACAATGGCCAAGAGGAGAATCCAGAAGTTCATTGGAGAGACAGCTGTTTTTCTTGTAACTAAAATCAGTGAATTTACCCGCGAAACACTACGCATGGAGATTAGCGAAGGTGTAGAGAATGGGGAATCACTTCAACAAATCGCCAAACGTATTGAGAATATATACGGTGACGATTTTGGACCTAAACGTGCGATGAATATTGCTCGTACAGAGGTCGTTTCTGCATCAAATGCTGGTGCAAGAGAAGGGGCTATTGCTACAGGATTGGATCTCGAAAAACAATGGGTAACCACTATTGATGGCCGAGAAAGGGGAAGCCATTCTGAGTGCAATGGTCAAACTCGTGATATGGATGAGCCATATGATGTTGGCGGTAGTGAAGGGATGTTTCCTGGTGATCCCAAATTACCAGCTAAAGAGCGTATTAAATGCAGGTGCGCAGAAAAACACATACCAAAGGGATGGTGA
- a CDS encoding ATP-binding protein, whose protein sequence is MSKEIYIEEESFDVEYKLSIKGLDAEDLVSFANSRLGGCIYLGVEEAKDKEGKQVGRVVGCKINDGIKLSILDKAQSCIPPVNVNVEVVQFSDKEVYKIYIPTGIFKPYCTKSGTYKVRGDGQNQSLTPNQLLSLFMENEREKFIEKFKEATIELEDILLNLKNDISIQTKKIAQDIKDLESDLKYQMDLVGDTADNVESNSSNIESTVDDIKSTVDEIWEFISNTVHRIPRIESKVNNLMGNFGVVDTYEERKTEILSEIIYDLLNTSPKKTYLNERILNSRVIALKKSFPTMKKSEIKEVFQEIIRKEKAFFE, encoded by the coding sequence ATGTCTAAAGAAATTTATATTGAAGAAGAGAGTTTTGATGTGGAATATAAGTTAAGTATAAAGGGTCTAGATGCGGAAGATTTAGTTTCTTTTGCGAATTCACGACTAGGGGGTTGCATTTATTTAGGGGTTGAAGAAGCGAAAGATAAAGAAGGAAAACAAGTTGGCCGAGTAGTCGGATGTAAAATTAATGACGGTATCAAGTTATCCATATTAGATAAGGCGCAGAGTTGCATACCGCCAGTCAATGTAAATGTAGAAGTAGTCCAATTTTCTGACAAAGAAGTGTATAAGATATATATACCAACAGGGATATTTAAACCTTACTGTACGAAGAGTGGAACTTATAAAGTCAGAGGAGATGGTCAAAACCAGTCGCTAACACCAAACCAGCTTCTTAGCTTATTCATGGAGAATGAAAGAGAGAAATTTATTGAGAAGTTTAAAGAAGCTACAATTGAATTAGAGGATATATTGTTAAATCTAAAAAATGATATCAGTATCCAAACCAAAAAAATAGCACAAGATATTAAAGATCTCGAATCTGACTTAAAGTACCAGATGGATTTAGTGGGAGACACCGCGGATAATGTTGAATCCAATTCAAGTAATATAGAGAGTACTGTAGATGATATTAAATCGACTGTCGATGAGATATGGGAGTTTATTAGTAATACAGTTCATCGAATTCCAAGGATTGAGTCAAAGGTAAATAATTTAATGGGAAACTTCGGCGTAGTAGATACATATGAAGAACGTAAAACAGAGATATTAAGCGAAATTATTTACGATCTCCTAAATACCTCCCCCAAAAAAACCTATCTTAATGAAAGAATATTAAATAGTAGAGTTATAGCTTTGAAAAAGTCATTTCCAACTATGAAAAAAAGTGAGATAAAAGAAGTCTTTCAAGAAATTATTAGAAAAGAAAAAGCATTTTTTGAATAA
- a CDS encoding HK97 family phage prohead protease — protein MTKSFIAEPQISPIELKSVAAPIDVEKKALSFEIKAVDDETNIIEGYASTFGGEPDAYDDVIVKGAFAKTIQERGDRVKYLWQHDWNQPIGKVIELREDEIGLYFKAKISETPKGQEAMQLMKDKVIDRVSIGYNTIKAEYDSETGIRYLKEIRLFEISAVTFPANDRAIITSAKHAPEQKAGRVLSKQSEKAVRSAVQAMKAAVESLESLLSAVEPDDPEEDNEGKGFTEDEQKEIASLVEEIKKFAMEAAD, from the coding sequence ATGACAAAATCATTTATTGCAGAGCCTCAGATTTCACCGATTGAATTAAAATCTGTAGCTGCTCCAATCGATGTGGAGAAAAAAGCACTGAGCTTTGAAATTAAAGCTGTGGATGATGAAACAAACATTATTGAAGGCTATGCCAGTACGTTTGGCGGTGAACCTGATGCTTATGATGATGTGATTGTAAAAGGCGCCTTTGCTAAAACGATTCAAGAGCGTGGCGATCGTGTTAAATATTTATGGCAGCATGACTGGAATCAGCCTATTGGTAAAGTTATTGAACTTCGTGAGGACGAAATAGGCCTTTATTTTAAAGCGAAGATAAGTGAGACACCAAAAGGGCAAGAAGCCATGCAGTTGATGAAGGATAAAGTCATTGATCGGGTATCCATTGGCTACAACACAATCAAGGCTGAATATGACAGTGAGACCGGGATTCGATACCTGAAAGAAATTCGTTTATTTGAAATCAGTGCGGTTACATTCCCTGCTAATGACCGGGCTATTATCACATCAGCCAAACATGCACCGGAACAAAAGGCAGGTCGTGTACTGTCAAAGCAAAGTGAAAAAGCTGTGCGAAGTGCGGTTCAGGCCATGAAAGCAGCTGTCGAATCACTTGAATCATTATTATCTGCTGTAGAGCCTGATGATCCAGAAGAAGATAACGAAGGTAAAGGCTTTACAGAAGATGAGCAAAAAGAGATTGCTAGTCTTGTTGAAGAAATAAAGAAATTTGCAATGGAGGCTGCTGATTAA
- a CDS encoding phage major capsid protein encodes MEKIKMIQSKQELLRLNIQFFAGGDDPKGLAAQIQSGFEELKKVATKQEDEIKKYGKATEETKTELQNINEAMNEAKKRLDELEAKANRAYQAGQGNGELDKEAKAKNAAFYEFMRKGRADMNPDQRKALVADQDGQILIPEELDREIQRQLPETAIFRSLVNTRNTSADRIRKRRMNEVTVGWGKIEVNAKTLANYESELNPTDYYIYIENLNGLTKIGTDELEDTDIQLQQYLSSSFAQAAAEEEDKAVLVGRGHTQEEPEGILTAANVERVMSANVGAVEADDLIRLMYALKSAHRKNGVWVMPSFMEMTIRTFKNSNGDYIWQPALTAGTPNQLLGFATYTQDDFPDFAAGADQVVFGDFKRGYTIADRSGSTIQRLNELYIEEDLIGFKFKKRVGGGVDRPEAFKVLKVKS; translated from the coding sequence ATGGAAAAAATCAAAATGATTCAATCAAAACAGGAACTTTTACGCTTAAACATTCAATTCTTTGCTGGTGGAGATGATCCCAAAGGTTTAGCTGCACAAATTCAATCAGGATTTGAAGAGCTTAAAAAAGTTGCTACCAAACAAGAAGATGAAATTAAAAAGTACGGTAAAGCAACAGAAGAAACGAAAACAGAGCTTCAAAATATTAACGAGGCCATGAATGAAGCGAAAAAGCGTCTGGATGAGCTAGAGGCAAAAGCCAACCGCGCCTATCAAGCTGGACAGGGAAATGGAGAACTAGACAAAGAGGCGAAAGCAAAGAATGCTGCTTTCTATGAATTCATGCGCAAAGGCCGTGCGGATATGAATCCAGATCAGCGTAAAGCACTTGTTGCTGATCAAGACGGACAAATCCTTATTCCAGAAGAACTCGACCGGGAAATCCAACGTCAACTGCCTGAGACAGCTATTTTCCGTTCTCTTGTAAATACACGAAATACGTCAGCTGATCGTATCCGTAAACGCCGTATGAATGAAGTAACAGTCGGATGGGGGAAAATCGAAGTCAACGCCAAAACTCTAGCTAACTATGAATCAGAATTAAATCCAACTGATTACTATATCTACATTGAAAACCTAAATGGATTGACAAAGATCGGTACAGATGAGCTCGAAGATACTGACATTCAGTTGCAACAATACCTTTCCTCTTCATTTGCTCAGGCTGCTGCAGAAGAAGAAGATAAAGCGGTACTCGTTGGGCGTGGCCACACACAAGAAGAACCAGAGGGCATCTTAACTGCTGCTAATGTTGAACGGGTTATGTCTGCCAATGTAGGAGCGGTTGAAGCAGATGACTTAATCAGGTTAATGTATGCTCTTAAATCAGCACATCGGAAAAATGGTGTCTGGGTAATGCCTTCTTTCATGGAAATGACTATTCGTACATTTAAAAACAGCAATGGAGATTACATTTGGCAGCCAGCATTAACAGCAGGAACACCAAACCAGTTATTAGGCTTTGCGACTTACACTCAGGACGACTTCCCTGATTTTGCAGCTGGTGCTGATCAGGTTGTATTTGGTGACTTTAAACGAGGCTATACAATTGCTGATCGCTCTGGTTCTACTATTCAACGCTTAAATGAACTTTACATTGAAGAGGATTTAATTGGTTTCAAATTTAAGAAGCGTGTCGGTGGTGGTGTGGATCGTCCAGAAGCATTTAAAGTATTGAAAGTTAAATCCTAA
- the terS gene encoding phage terminase small subunit — translation MAEKYVLAEKDYVKGMKYKDIAAKYEVSINTVKSWKKRYGWNRDRGAPSEKSVHTKKRGAPKGNINAKGNKGGAAPKGNQNAVTHGFFSKFLPAETLEIMNSLNERSPADLIWDQIQIQYAAIIRAQRIMFVESKEEMIKELKKAKYDHFEKPKDQGGELEKAVTEEEYEFQFAWDRHATFLTAQSRAMGELRSLIKQFDELAYIDDERRLKLEQVKLGIEKTKAEIAKIRGDDDSEYEDDGFIEALENKAEDIWSEEDD, via the coding sequence ATGGCTGAAAAATACGTATTGGCAGAAAAAGATTATGTCAAAGGCATGAAATATAAAGACATTGCGGCAAAGTATGAGGTATCGATTAACACGGTAAAGTCCTGGAAAAAACGCTACGGATGGAACCGTGATAGGGGTGCACCCTCTGAAAAAAGTGTGCACACAAAAAAGCGTGGTGCGCCAAAAGGAAATATCAATGCTAAAGGTAATAAAGGCGGCGCCGCTCCAAAAGGAAATCAGAATGCTGTTACTCACGGCTTTTTTTCTAAATTCCTTCCAGCAGAAACACTGGAGATTATGAACAGCCTCAATGAACGGTCACCCGCTGATTTAATATGGGATCAAATTCAAATACAGTATGCTGCTATTATTCGAGCTCAAAGAATTATGTTTGTTGAATCGAAAGAGGAAATGATCAAGGAACTCAAAAAGGCAAAGTACGATCACTTTGAGAAACCAAAAGATCAAGGTGGTGAGCTTGAAAAAGCGGTTACCGAAGAAGAGTACGAATTCCAGTTTGCTTGGGACCGACATGCTACTTTTTTAACTGCTCAGTCGAGAGCAATGGGTGAGCTTCGCAGTTTAATCAAGCAGTTCGATGAGCTGGCTTATATCGATGATGAACGCCGCTTGAAACTTGAACAAGTGAAGTTAGGAATTGAAAAGACTAAAGCAGAAATTGCGAAGATTCGCGGTGATGATGACAGTGAATATGAAGATGATGGATTTATAGAAGCTTTGGAAAATAAGGCGGAAGATATTTGGAGTGAGGAAGATGATTAA
- a CDS encoding dUTP diphosphatase, with amino-acid sequence MNLEKLVAMQQELDAHITKEKGLEETGNTSWKTLALVTEIGELANNWRGFKKWSNDQEPRTEEDVTCSLCNGTGDLNYETVQEDAEGNGVHEYIDCPECECGGISDVRNPLLEEYADCLSFFLSIANEKGWQESLYIHQEAVLDIQREGFQGGLTGAFNEMTYLLLKSYMEIDRDKKIEQYFAITKQEFNFKSAWFLFVAIGLVGFKFTEGQIEEAYMNKNAVNHARQENGY; translated from the coding sequence ATGAATTTAGAAAAGTTGGTTGCTATGCAGCAAGAGTTGGATGCGCATATCACTAAAGAAAAGGGGCTTGAAGAAACAGGTAACACCTCGTGGAAAACACTTGCTTTGGTTACTGAAATCGGAGAACTAGCAAACAATTGGCGTGGCTTTAAGAAATGGAGTAATGATCAGGAGCCGAGAACCGAAGAAGATGTTACTTGTTCTTTATGTAACGGAACCGGTGATTTGAATTATGAAACAGTACAAGAAGATGCCGAAGGGAATGGCGTTCATGAGTATATTGATTGCCCAGAGTGTGAATGTGGCGGGATAAGTGATGTAAGAAATCCACTCTTAGAAGAATATGCAGACTGTCTCAGCTTCTTCTTATCTATCGCCAATGAAAAAGGCTGGCAAGAATCCCTTTATATTCACCAAGAAGCAGTACTGGATATTCAACGTGAAGGATTCCAAGGTGGATTGACAGGTGCATTTAATGAAATGACTTACCTTCTTCTAAAGTCGTACATGGAAATTGATCGAGACAAAAAGATCGAACAGTATTTTGCTATTACAAAGCAAGAATTTAACTTCAAAAGTGCTTGGTTCCTATTCGTTGCAATCGGGTTGGTTGGCTTTAAATTCACAGAAGGGCAGATCGAAGAAGCGTACATGAATAAGAATGCCGTGAACCATGCCAGACAGGAGAACGGATATTGA
- a CDS encoding ATP-binding protein, with amino-acid sequence MARKFTSIAEVMADLQAKANQRMMSIESSKKPEELGADEYECPICKDTELVYYQKNATNDLLYDYSKPCECRERKAWRRRFKQSMIPEEFTQANFENYETASPIQKKMLELTKEYRALFKIIKDGDKKEKVIPPDNFGLVAVFGEQRLKEMPAAERAALKQKHNNYGIGKTHLQIALAKQLIKEGFNVLTVSDVTFMEELMQAKQMDDGGETYNRLLNGALSADVLIWDDIGKINWTEPRERMYYTIINERYRRRKPIVFNSNEDRGTLADKIGHAGGSRLIGECGKYLLDAEGIDWRLKR; translated from the coding sequence ATGGCCAGAAAGTTTACCAGCATCGCAGAAGTTATGGCGGATCTACAAGCAAAGGCAAATCAACGGATGATGTCTATCGAGAGCTCGAAGAAGCCAGAAGAGCTTGGGGCGGATGAATATGAATGTCCCATTTGTAAGGATACAGAGCTAGTTTATTACCAAAAGAACGCAACTAATGACTTGTTATATGACTATTCTAAGCCTTGTGAATGTCGGGAGAGAAAAGCTTGGAGACGACGATTTAAACAGTCTATGATCCCAGAGGAATTTACACAAGCGAACTTTGAAAACTATGAAACTGCCTCACCCATTCAGAAGAAAATGTTGGAGTTAACAAAGGAGTATCGAGCACTTTTTAAGATCATCAAAGACGGTGACAAGAAAGAGAAAGTGATTCCGCCTGATAACTTTGGTCTAGTCGCCGTTTTTGGAGAACAGAGATTGAAAGAAATGCCTGCTGCAGAACGAGCCGCATTGAAACAAAAACACAACAATTACGGAATTGGTAAAACTCATTTGCAAATTGCTTTGGCTAAACAACTGATCAAAGAAGGGTTTAATGTGCTGACAGTATCGGATGTAACCTTCATGGAAGAGCTTATGCAAGCAAAGCAAATGGATGACGGTGGAGAAACGTACAACCGCCTTTTAAACGGTGCTTTATCAGCAGATGTACTCATTTGGGATGATATTGGAAAAATCAATTGGACTGAGCCGCGAGAGCGAATGTACTACACGATTATCAATGAGCGATACCGGAGACGAAAACCCATTGTGTTTAACAGTAATGAAGATCGCGGCACTCTCGCTGACAAGATTGGACATGCAGGGGGCAGCCGACTAATCGGGGAATGTGGGAAATATCTGCTGGATGCAGAAGGAATTGACTGGAGGTTGAAAAGATAA
- a CDS encoding HEPN domain-containing protein yields the protein MNDKLIMEQKIKEYLEVLSKIQSIHYVTKIKVDEDGSITELNPTPMINMELPGYVQPFLENCLKDIDKETLMFLKAYLIKVKKYEFVQKDFDELYLEYLKGSEENVYVNRTLTLLHGYKLIGGASVEVDGLVIKNLDSESAEYYYNHVYEGKMALSYNINDISSIINPKPTLVIEYKSHCEEEVKTKVRGKILNLGKAIILSNGVINKLGFSPAITYSYFTNIYAKSFFPEFPTVGFKKNVELENIEVIKRIYKKLDKLDPGLKFIPIDRIYSAHNKNDLEDKFIDLMIALEASYPSVKAEVTYRISLYTTKLLNGDKTLFNKVKKLYNLRSDIVHGNKIAKEKMLRSLSELESIVLQVALTGLDYIANNKTLEDMEEDINKKIFG from the coding sequence ATGAATGATAAATTAATTATGGAACAAAAAATTAAAGAGTACTTAGAAGTACTTTCTAAAATTCAATCAATCCACTATGTAACCAAAATTAAAGTAGACGAGGATGGTTCAATTACAGAACTGAATCCAACCCCAATGATAAATATGGAGTTGCCAGGTTATGTACAGCCATTCTTAGAGAACTGTCTTAAAGATATTGATAAAGAAACTTTGATGTTTTTAAAAGCTTATTTGATTAAAGTGAAAAAGTATGAGTTTGTCCAAAAAGACTTCGATGAACTTTATCTAGAGTACCTTAAGGGTAGTGAAGAAAATGTATACGTAAATAGAACCTTAACTCTTCTGCATGGATATAAATTAATTGGAGGAGCCTCGGTTGAAGTTGATGGGTTAGTAATAAAAAACTTAGACAGTGAATCAGCGGAATACTACTACAATCATGTTTACGAAGGCAAAATGGCACTTTCATACAATATTAACGATATCTCTAGTATAATTAATCCTAAACCTACTTTGGTTATTGAATATAAAAGTCATTGCGAAGAAGAAGTAAAAACTAAAGTCCGAGGTAAGATTTTAAATTTAGGAAAGGCTATAATCCTCTCAAACGGAGTTATAAATAAACTCGGTTTCTCACCGGCCATCACATATTCCTATTTTACAAACATATATGCTAAGTCGTTTTTTCCAGAATTTCCAACAGTGGGCTTTAAAAAAAACGTAGAACTTGAAAACATCGAGGTAATTAAGCGAATTTATAAAAAGTTAGATAAATTAGACCCAGGCTTAAAGTTTATTCCCATTGATAGGATATATTCTGCACATAATAAAAATGATTTAGAAGATAAGTTTATTGATCTAATGATAGCTTTAGAAGCTTCTTACCCATCTGTTAAAGCTGAAGTAACATACCGCATTTCTCTATATACAACTAAATTGTTAAATGGGGATAAAACTCTTTTTAACAAAGTCAAAAAACTATATAATTTGCGATCTGACATTGTTCACGGCAATAAAATAGCTAAAGAAAAAATGTTAAGAAGTCTTTCGGAATTAGAAAGTATTGTTTTGCAAGTTGCATTAACTGGTTTAGATTACATTGCTAATAATAAGACCTTAGAGGATATGGAGGAAGACATAAACAAGAAAATATTTGGCTAA
- a CDS encoding DUF1064 domain-containing protein has product MAVNQKSKYGNKKVERDGHVFDSLAEAKYYDQLKWLQANKQILSFHIQPRYLLQEAFKKNGVTHRKIEYVADFEVHKKDGSIEVVDIKGVETEAFKIKKKLFEFKYPHTLSLLTYSQDHKGFLPTKEYQAYKRKKTALRGGRKRATRKVR; this is encoded by the coding sequence ATGGCGGTTAATCAAAAATCCAAGTATGGAAATAAAAAGGTGGAGCGAGACGGTCATGTTTTTGATAGTCTCGCAGAAGCTAAATACTATGATCAATTGAAATGGTTGCAAGCAAATAAGCAAATTCTTTCCTTTCATATCCAGCCGAGGTACTTGCTGCAGGAAGCTTTTAAAAAGAACGGTGTAACACATCGGAAAATTGAATATGTAGCAGATTTTGAAGTGCATAAGAAGGACGGAAGCATTGAAGTAGTGGACATTAAGGGAGTCGAAACCGAAGCCTTCAAGATAAAGAAAAAGCTGTTTGAGTTTAAATATCCTCACACATTGAGCCTGCTTACATACAGCCAGGACCACAAGGGCTTTTTACCAACGAAAGAGTATCAGGCTTACAAAAGAAAGAAAACGGCGCTGAGAGGGGGAAGAAAGCGTGCTACAAGGAAGGTGCGTTGA